TTCTAGCTATTCTAAAAAAATATCTGGAATACCAAAAATACAGATAGGCACATGCAAAAGGAAATAGGTCTAACATACACACATTGACAGGGTCTAATTGAGTAACTAGAAAACAGAATCATGGAATGACATGACATAGGATACCATTTGAGCTATTGTGACTGTGCTGGATCTTGAATGAACTATCCAATTGGTCCCACGTCCCTGTTCTCTCTCCACAACATTAAAATGTGTCCCTTTTCAAATATTTACCTAATTTTATTATTactgcatttatttacagcattcTTTTAGATACTGGATTGCAGATAACAGGTTGTCCAGTAAATAATGTTTCCTCATGTAGCATCTGATTTGTTTGCCAATTACCTTAAACATGAATCTTCTGGTGATTTTGAACACCACACTCAAATCCCCTCTAAATCTTCTCCACTGTAAGGAGAAAAAAACTCAGCTTACATGAATCTTCCATGTAACTTTAGTCCCTCAATCATTGCAAATCTACTCTACACTTCTGTGTCTATGACATCCTTCTTGAAGTGTAATACCATGAGGTTTATATTTTAACCAGGGCATAAATGAATTTATCTTTGCTTCCTTTTTATTCTCCATACCTCTATTCATAAAATCAAGGTCCTATATATTTTTTTGATGGTCCCATCTTCAGAGATCCACAACTCCTGCAGCCTCTTTAAAATTGTTCTACTTACTTCATAATGACCCTTattctttttttaatcaaaatgaaCCACTTCCAACTTCTCTGCATTACATTTCATCATTCCTGCTATATTCACTAGGTCTGTTAAAATCATATTTATAGCTTAATAATTTTACAGGTTTCAAAACACCTGCAAAATTTAAAATGATGTGGACCAAAACCAAAGCAGCACAAAGATCAATGGTCCCGATACTgaggtgttgagtataggagcaaaaaggtccttctgcagttgtacagagtcctagtgagaccacacctggagtattgtgtgcagttttggtcccctaatttgaggaagagcattcttgctattgagggagtgcagcgtaggttcacaaggttaattccagggatggcgggacagttatatgctgagagaatggagcggctgggcttgtatactctggaatttagaaggatgagagggtatcttattgaaacatataagatttattaagggtttggacacactagaggtagaaaacatgttcccgatgttggggggagtccagaaccaggggccacagtttaagaataaggggtaagccatttagaatagatGAGTAaacgctttttcacacagttgtgagtctgtggaattctctgcctcagagggcggtggaggccggttctctggatactttcaagagagcttgatagggctcttaaagatagcggagttacgggatatgggaagaaggcaggaacggggtactgattgtggatgatcagccataatcagattgaatggtggtgctggctcgaaggaccgaatggcccactcccgtACCTATTGTCTACTATCCCTGCTTATCCAATCTACTTTATGCCCTTTAGCTGTTATCTATGCAATAGTTGCCCCTTAAATGCTATAGGGGTCGATTTTCTGAAATGTTGTTTACATATGAATCACAATACATTCACCATAAAGCACATTCTAATTGACAATCAGGCCTGCCGGTTTTGACTTCACAACAATGGATATTATTCGGATTGACCATTAATTGCCAACTTTTTTTTAATACGGGATTTCAATCTTTGTAATCGTCTCATACCACTTTGGTGTCTAAGGAGAATTAGAAGAATGAGCCAAGAGTTTCTACTATTTCCATTTTTGCTGCCCTTAATAACTAAGGATGTATTTTATCAAGAGTGGGTAATATGTTTACATTCAACACTGAAAATCTTTTAAGTATTTCCTCTCCCAACTCTTTCCAATCTTACTATTACTTCCTACTCTACCTATTTAGAGCCTACCTCTTTGATGAAGACAGATGTAAAATTCAGCACTTCAGCCATGGTTTCTGTTTGTATGAAGTAGTCACTTGTTTGGGCATCGTACATGTTTTtacattaaaatacatttgacttATTTTTATGTTATCCACTATAATATTTTCATAAACTTTTAATGTTTATCGATTATCTTTCTGTACAAATCTTTTTTGTGTTCAGTTTATTTCTCCATTGAATTATGATTAAATATGACAGCAAGATCAAGCAATGTATGTCTGTTTCATGGAGTGGAATTCGGTCCTTACCACTAATTCCATTCCATCTATGTTTTTTCATTTGACAACGTTTTATATGGCAGAATGATCAGGAAAATAAAAGCATCTGGAATTTAAGTGGAGATAACCTAGAGCAAAAATACAGTTCAGTGGAATGGTGAATAAGAGTTTTAGTGATTAGAGTATTGAGTGCTTTGAAATTCTGCATGgttcaccactattgtggggccaaggaaagagcgttcacgtcgcggccctgtttcaaccaatctttccaccaccacgcacaagaagcacaagaagcgcaagatagacaccattgtgcagatgccgagaagtgtgttcagctctggctgaacaacttctaatcttgtgtgtggactcgataagaagaagaagaccactattgtcttttatttttcatgtaTTCATTAAGGATTTGAACTCAAATGTAGATGctaaggaattcattgccacatacggctgtggaggccaagtcactggatatttcaaagacggaaattgacagatacttgattggtaagggcatcaagggttatggggagaaggctacagaatggggtttagagggaaaaatagatcggccatgattgaatggtgaagtagactcgatgggcagccTTGCCTACTTTTGTTTCTATGACTTATGAAGATTATGTTTGCAAAACTAAAATCATGAATTACAGTAAAAAGGTATCTGGCTACAGAAAAATATGAACAGACAAGAATAGGCTGCTTTGGGGAATACACAAGTGGCAAATGGATTTCAATCTGAAGTGTGAGGTAATGAAATTGGGAGGCAAACAAGTTGAAGGAAATATAAACAGTGTAGACATATAAATGGATCCCAAAATACACATCCAAAGATCCTGATAAGGTAATGCAGACATCATCAGTGATACTTGCCTTGATCAGCTAAGGCAGAGAGACATTAGAGGAGGGTGATCATGCTTGGACTGTACAAAACATTATTTAGGATACAGCATGAGTGGAGTTCTTGTCATCAATTTGGAAGAATGTGATCACATTAGTGGGTTAGAGAAAAGTTACAAGGATGCAGCCAGGGACAGGCTGGACTTTTTTTAGATCAAAGGAAACTGACAGGAGGCTTAAGTGATAAGTAATTATGAAATACCTATGAGAGTGAAAATCATTTACTTCCCTTGTTATTAGAGTGTGTACCATTAAATTAATTGGTAGAAGGATTAGAAATAATTTGCGTATTTGCTTTACCCAGAGAACAGCTGGAGTGTGAAATACTATagatctggaattcactgctgAAGTGATGATGGTGGAAGAAACATTCATCACATGGAAAACGCATTTGACCACATAAAGGTTATATAAAATATATTGGTAATAGGAGTAATGCAAGCAGCTCCATTATTGGCCTACATGGACAAAATTGAATAAATGCCTCCTGCTGTCAAGTTATACTATAACACCCTCACATTTTGCAGATAGATGACCTTGAATTAGTTGAACTTTTCTCCAGATAAGAAGATATGGACAAACCATGTTCTTCAGATAGGAAATTCAGAATAAGGGCAGATAAACCTAGAGACAGGAACAATATGAGAAAGCATGTTCTCACAGAGGAAACTCGTAAAAGGCTGCAGATGTAGAGACAATGCACATTTTATGCGAGTTGGGCAGATTCTGCTAGATTTGGATATCTAAGGATTATGGAATAAAGAGAAATCGAGTTACTTGTTAGTCATGACATAATTAAATAGTATATCGGATTCAAGAGGTGGAAAAGTCTGTTACTGCCCCTAATATAAAAATAATCCATATTTAACAATATGCCTGTTTATACATTCTTCTTCTACCATCTCAGTATTTAGTTTAATAATCATGGTTGTAGATTAGCATCTCTATATACGTACATGCTTTTTCACAATCCATCTTGAAACGTATTAACAGTTTCCAATACAAACATTACATTAACtgtaaaatataaatatttgaCTAAAGTGAAATACGATGCACATGAGAAATCATGGAAATTCACAGAAATGAACAATGGACCATTTCTGGGATTTACACCAAAATAAAACCATGACACTGATTCAGTACCTCCTACACATGGGTTTTACCATTATTCATCTTAAAATCACAGAATAGTTAAATGATGGGCATTATTTGGACCACTGAGTACTGCCTCCACCCCCCAACTATCTACAATTGCAAATCAATTTGTTCAATTTTAaccagaaacaaaaaaaaacgagatgagtttttgaaaaaaaaacttttgtagGTGTTCTTTGATATATGAATGCCTCTATAACTTCCTTGTAAAATTATAATAATGTTTCAAAAACTAGTGAAATACTTGGGCTTTTGCGTGCATTCTGTCAACAATGCTCACGGTGCAATGAGATTCTATTGTTATCGAAGTACTTTGGTTAGTACAACTGGACAACAGAAAAAGGAAACTTTTGTATTAGTCATGTTAAATAGTTTCAACACTTAATTTCTCTTCTGCATACTTGGATGCAAAATTAAGAACATGGCGGACAAAACTTCACAATTTACTGTACATAAAAAAGACAACAATCACATTTTACTCATTTTCAATTTTATGTGCAAAAGCATCAGTGCTTTACTACAAATTACAACCTATAAACACAATTAAAACAGCTGAAATCTGTACAGATTGAGGATTATTAAACACATCATAAGAAAACAGAATCACAGTAAATGTATAACACCACAAGACACATTGTCCAGATAACATTGTTTTCATTAGAAAATATTGTAATAAATAATTCATGAATATAGTGCAATTGATTTATGCATAAATATaactaatcatctaaaatcagttttaCATTAACCAAGTTTTAAAATCAAGGCAGCCACAGAGTTTAGCTATATTACTGAGATAATGGAAATACTGCACTGCAATTTGAAAATAAACAGGTGATAAATCTGTATTTACTGTAAACTAAAAATTAGTTTTAATAAACATAATATACAATATAAAATTTCCCCATTATCTACCAGAAAATGGTTTTGAACATTACTGAGCAGTAGTTCTAAAAACAGAGGCACTGTTTTGCAATACAAAATTTTTTTCAGAAACATTCTTAAGTACTAAAGTTGGTTGTCACGATATTAACATTATGGGGAAATTTAATTAAAAACAGATAGTGGCACAGTAGTCAAACATGTAGTGTTTCGAAAATCTATTTTCCTACCACTAAAGATAATCAAAAACCTGTGTTTTACACATTACAAAAGGCTAAGCTCTCATAAAGTTAAGAAAAATGTAAAACCACGACATTTGTTTTATTCAATTTTGATAACGTACTTCAATTAACAATGCCAGTAACCCTTTTAACCTAAAACTCTTTAGTTTCTTGgttattttatatttttgctttgaaaataaaaattgaaatgCCATTGATATGTTTGACCGCAAATGAGAGACATTTCCAGTTATTTAATTCAAGTTACAAATAGACACATGAAGGGAAAATAAGCTAGAGGGAGTCAGTGGATCAGGAGCATTTGCAGACAGAAATGaaaagatgatgttttgggttggacttACTAAGAGACATACAATATAAAATAGCATGAAATGATTTAAAGGAATATGAGAACAAACAACCATCCATGTTACAAGACAACATAGCATCGTGACATCCCAAGTACAAAGCTGGAGCCATATCATAAAGGGCTACTATAATACCTGCACATAAATTGAGaccaaatttaaaaaatcactAAACTGAACAATGTCACTTTTGATTTTATGGCAAGTTAGCTGAATGCTGAGATGTCCATATGACCAAAGCAAAGTTAGCCCATTCTTTCATACTATTCAAGAGATTTTAACAAGGAAAGGTAACATCATCTAATTGTTAAAATTCTGAATGGCTTCTATTAACTGTTCCAAAAGCCTCAGTATGAACTACGAAGGCACGACCTTAAACCCAAATCCAcacaaaagcttttttttttaaatctctattcTAAGTCACAAAATTGGAAAACTCTATCATTAACACGAGACTTAAAACTGTTCAAAGCTTTTCTTATCTGATCACAGACTCCCTGCATTCATAAACTGTTTCTATTAAATCTATCAAGTGTAACAGCTGAATTTGGTACTTTAAATCATAATGTATATGATAAACAAAAATTGAATGAATGGATTCGCTTTGCAAAGCTAGAAAAAGTTGTTGATTTTGTACTGAAAATGATGTGTGGACACAGAACTGAAATGGTTGGATTATATTTGTAAAACTTGAAGCATCTAAGTCTCTGACAAGGACACACTTAACTTAGCAGCAGGTAAGTTTACAGTTAGTAACATTTTGCCATGGGAGTGTGAAAAATGTAACCTTGTTATCACATACTATTCCTACGTTTTTTCATTAAATACAGACTAAGAGCAATAAAACATACTATTCTCTTCAGTGCATCTTATGCATCATGCTCTGTACAGTGCTATCAATTTGTTAGTCATTATGTTCGCACCTATAGCTTATCCATCTTAACAAAATTATGAATTTTTCAAATTTTCATTTTTATATATCCCATAAAAAATTGGAGAATCCATTTAAGAATTCTCTTTTTTGAGACATGTGATTTTAAAAACTGTTTCCTCATAAGTAATTATCGTGGGTTAATAAAAGCTGTCCAAAAATGAAAATTTTAAACATTATTTGTTAATATTGGGCATTGAAGCATCATGCTTGAAGCATGGATACAGAAACGCTAATTTCCCATTTTACCAAAATGCCAATTTCATCCACTATGTTTCCATGCAAGACTGATGGGGGACAGATAGGGAGTGGGGTAGggaagaaatgtcttctcatgATCTCGGTGAAGTCAGCCAGTGGAGGGCACGAAACTTGAGAGCGGATTGTTGCCTGCAAAGTAGCACATAGTTAAGTGGACTGGGGAAATCACGTGGCAAAAGGAGGAAACCATAGCCTCACAAATGAAATAAATACATATCTTGCCAACAGGGCCGATTACCTAGTAGAGAACTTTACAGCTCTTAAAAATTACTATGTTTTAATCAGCCTGTGTTGGCACTCTCAACACATCGCACTTTAAAATTAGTGAAATAAATGTCTGTTACTACACAATTTGAAATAATTGGAATTGCGTAACTTGTACACAATAGCATGGAGTTGAACGTAGCACACCATGTGCTCCTTCATCTTCATTGATTAAAACATGTTTACATTTATCTTAAGATTTATGAATTTACTGTACCTTTCAATTGGCAGGTTGATTTTGTACTTAACATTTGAATTTCCTTACCCAATTTAGGTAGTAAGACTGGTCAGTTCATTTCTATTCCTGACTTGGGCTCAGTGAGCCCATCCTATAAAATAATGCCGTGTTTGACTGCTATTTGCATTTTTCAACCGAATTAATGAAAACACACAATGTGGCAATTTTCTTACTACAACATTTCTAAACGCAATCAATCAGTATTATTCTACAAGAGCATTAAGATGAGAACTAGCAAATATGACTGCACCCAAGTATATTCCTTTTGTAGTGCAGTCAGATCCCTGCTTGAAACTATGCTTTGCCTGAAGGCCAAAGGGTGGTTTTACAATACTATTTAAATAGCATTTACTGTATGGTGAAGTCCATCTGAGTTACATCCCTTAAGGATTTATGTAGACTTGTTGCTACTTTTGGAGCTGCTTGTCCCTGAATTTGTCATACTGAATAACCCAGTGTCTGCTAATCTGAGCTTCTTCTTCGGAGGTGTCTTCAGTGTCCCAGATCGTTCTTTTACTTTGTATTCTAAAGTGCTGTGAGGTACACCATAAATCCCTTGTGCTTTAGAGACACTCATTTTTCCACTCATTACCATGGTAATAGCTTCTTCCAAAATGTCATGATCATATTGCCGATAGCGGCCACGCTTTTTTCTTGGTTGTTTACTGTCTTTTAGGCTAATATGATCCTGGCTATCGTTTTCAGATGGCACATCAATTGTGCCATTTTTTACATTAAGACATAGCGGAGAAAGGTCTCCATGCAGTAGGTAGGAATCAACACTAGAATGAGTCAAAGGGAAAGAACATTCAATTTTACTCTGTTTGGGCAGGATAGTTTTGAGTTTTTGAAGAGCTGATCCTTCCAGCAGCGAGGAGGTTTTTGATACCTGGTACATAACATCGAGGAGGCCACAGCTGTCAGACTGGGATTTGGGCACAGCATTTGCTCGTACCTGAGGGATTTTTAACTGAACAAGAGAGCTACTAACACTTTCATTACGAAGGTTGTCATCTTTTTCTTTTAGCTGCGTAACCATTCTTTGCAGGGTTAACTGATGGAGGTAACTGGAAGCAGTGGGGAATTTCAACTCTGAGGTTTCTAGATGTGAAAGTTTTCGGTATGTGCTGCACTGATCAGGACTACGTTCTGCCTGAGCTCTAGCCCATAATGCAACTTTTTGTAGAAGAGCATTAGGTTCCCCAAAGGTTTTCGAGAAACAACCTTCTCTGGTGTCTCTTGTTTTACTTTTCAATGGTGCTGCTCCTCCTGATAAGGCATCCAAATGAAAAAGTAAAGTCTGGTGAGGTATTCCATAAAGTATGGCTGCTTTGTTCATGTCCAATGCCCCTGACTGAATGTCTTTCAAGGCCTTTGAAAGCAAACCATCTGCAAATTCAGCACTTCGTTTCACGTGCTCTTCAGTGTTTTTCTGTAGTCTCCTAGGATGGATGGAATGAAACGATGGTAAGCTGACGCATGAGACTGGCACACAGCTATGGAAGGGTAGGGTCCACTCCTTTATTACAGGCTTGCTTGGGTAACATCACTGCTTCTCTCACTGTTTAAGGCTTTGAGTTCTGGCTGATATTGCTCAAAGTTGCAAAAGGTTACAGTTCTGGTGGGCAGTGCAAATGTTTGATTGCACTTCTAAAGCAGTCTCAGCAAGAGTTTTGTGTTACAGTTCAATATTTCTGTTAATGTTTCTTGAAGTTGTTATCTTGTGATAGTTGCTTGCAAAACAAAAATACAACTTTCACAGTTTTAAAGCTTCAATTAATGTCCTTTTCAATTAAGTCCTAAAGCAATGTGTTAGTAGAAATGTGACGTTACCGCTAAACAAGTAATAAAAGAGTCAACCCTCTTGTTTCCAGGCAGGGTATTGCAATCACAACATGCTAAGAACTTTTTCCCAAAGTATTGCACAAAACATAAAGCACAAGCCACATTAACACTGCACAATAACAATTCACAGTGACAATCCAAATGTGACATTTTAGAACTAATAATTTTAAACACATCCAAGTTAACAGATAACGAAGCCAATTTTGGTTTTGGCCATATGCCATTGCAGTAAAACAACATTAATcattttgctttttaaaaaaaaaaagaaaggcacACAAAGTTTTTACAAGTGTTCAAATATTAATACAATAGTCCTAGAAGTACAACATTCTCAGAGGTTGCTTAGAAATACCTTAAGTGCCAGAAGTGTCAATATAAATTAGTTACATTAGTGTGCAAAAACCGGAGTACATTACAATGATTGTAACTAGACATAAAGGCCAGTTCATTTAAGTTGTCTAACAGATATAGCGACATGTACATCTTCCACTAATTTACTATTATTTACTGCTTAAGATAGCCTGCCTTGCATTGCAAATGTAGATTAAGTGATCACTTTGCTGATTGCCACTAATGAGTTGACAGCGTTACTATGCGCCTCTAGTTATCCTCCACTTTGATTCTCCCACCCTAATCTCTCTGTCATTATCTTCATGTGTACTGTTTGAGTGAAGTTTCGGAATCAGGTGCTCTATCTAGAGCATACTGGCTTGACAGTGAGTTTAACTGTTTCCGATCTAATCATGCTGACATCTCCCAGTGGTAGGTGCTGGTTGAGGACGATAATTGCACCAGCCACTGAAGGACAAGTGCCTGGAATGGGGCCCATTTTGATATGTAGTATGTGGGTGGTTCACACATAAAGCCTACACATCATTCCTCCTCAATATCCATGTTTGACAGTGACACCGCCCTGCTATTTTTTTCGTCTCCATTCCTTTGACTATTCTCAACTGTACAACAAAACATCTCCTTTAACTACTAATGTAacaactccacccccccccccccccccttccccttcatcACCTCTTTTCCATGGCTCTATTTGCTTAAGAGCTGTCCTAGAAGACCTTCCAATTTTGACATCAGTCCCAGCATTAACACCCCATAAATATTGCCCAAAATGTTGCTACTACTATGTCCTAGTAATTGCCACCCCAGAAACTTTTGTTGGTTAAATTATATATCTTGCCCTCGCCTTTAAAATGTTCCAAGtaaaattaacagttaaaaaaggggaaaaaaatcatTAATCCAGTTCCCAACAGTAAGAACTTAGAATTGAAATATTTGCCCTGTAATGATGACCTGCACCCCATGCTGCTGCTGACATGCATCACTTGCCACAGTTCATTTCATATAGGATAGTTATAGCTAATACACCAAGAGTCCTAATTAGTCCTATATGTTGAAGTTGAACTTGTGAAAATAATTCAGAGATGTTATTAACTCTGCGCAATGCCTTTGTTTTATTCTCATTCTCAaaacaatctttttttaaattaaaggaaCCACAATGTTAAGCAGGTTTGTCAATGATTTATGAAACAGATATGAAATACAGGGGGCAAATCTTCTGctgagatctcggagagaacAGAGCAGCATGAACTTCCACGGATTTTCCATTTCTTTGCCTGAGTTTGTACCTGTTAAATGGCATTATGGTAATATTGTGCGATAATGGAGAGAGCCCTTTGAAATCAATGACGCTTATATGCATTTGATTGTAACTTTATTCACAGTTTTCTTTTAAATAATTAGAAAAAGATACAATTTGCTTAACTTTTGCAGAATCTTGGGTAATGATGAAAGTTTATGAACATCAAAAACATTAACATTTGCTATGAATAGCAGATTTGACAGTCGGAAACCTGGGGGCAGAGCCTCATTGTTCTTGTCCGCTCCATTTAAATTATATTTAGACCCAAAAATGGATCTAAACTGAATAAGCAAATGTATTCTGATCAACTGCCCTTTGTGTAAATCTGCTATAAAATTATCAAAACTAAAGGCAGTAAACAGTAAATTATTTAAATATCTGCTCCAGAGTAAACAAAACTAGCTAATTTTTCTTGGCTAAAGGCAAACATAATGAATGAAGGCAAAGACTCGAAAATTCAAGTTTTAATTACCAGAGAAAAAATTAGAAAAGAATGTAACCAAACACAACATTATAAATTGAATATAAACTAATGGCTTAAGTAGAAGGCAAGGGTGCAAAGTACCCCTCAGTCCATGACAAGTATCCTGATCCTGTACTCACATAAATAAAATCGATGTAAAGTACCATTGGGAAAGTATGCAAGAATTCTCTATATGACCTTTACCAAACCTAGAGTATAAATGAATATAGGCTATTTTCCATTTTTGATAAGACAACAGTTCAGATTTAAATTCAAGCTCAGAATGTAGTGTGGGTCTACTTTTTAAAACGTTCTAGTTACCGTCTTTCCTAAAAGCAACTATTTTCTGTTAAAATGCTGTTATCAGGAATACATAGTGATGGTGTTTATATCTAAGGAAATATAATTCTAGATCGAACCCAAGTACACTAAAACTGTAGTAATATGAGAATCGATTATTTCAGCTTTTTGAACGGGGCTAGACATCGATACATCAACATTGGGGCTGTAAGGGCCATTACATGAACTTGTTTTAAATATCACTTTTGTTCTTAAACAAGCAAAATGTGATTGATAGCTAATTACTTTTGTGCTCCTACTGTTCCCACCTACCTCCTTTTTACTTTCCCCAGATGCAGGGGTCAACTTTGTTAATGTTCCATAGTAGCATAGTGCAGCGTCAGCAACAAATAGGTCATCATTGGCATTGTACTGAGGTCCTGCTCCAGAAAGCTGGCTAAAGCTGTGTCATCATTTGAAACATCTCAGgcctttattaaaaaataattaagtgTCTCTGATAA
The sequence above is a segment of the Amblyraja radiata isolate CabotCenter1 chromosome 1, sAmbRad1.1.pri, whole genome shotgun sequence genome. Coding sequences within it:
- the lcorl gene encoding ligand-dependent nuclear receptor corepressor-like protein isoform X9 encodes the protein MASQCGSARCTAERRGFRRELDSWRYKLIHCVGFESILEGLYGTRLLRDLSLFDDCEPEEVTDWSMNENCSCCCIRREKVKEHISSVNAPPTLTSTEETLSQGQSHTEQLECQADKFLNAIFHKKDLPQNCDRNIPLVAQEIMKRMIRQFAIEYISRSNRVPETQTGSADESVSVPDDPPANRTQNSFHQEQEGPLDLTVNKNQQKCFQQDGVLDLSTKKNSLDSTLSTGSCLTSTTTKLSGRLQKNTEEHVKRSAEFADGLLSKALKDIQSGALDMNKAAILYGIPHQTLLFHLDALSGGAAPLKSKTRDTREGCFSKTFGEPNALLQKVALWARAQAERSPDQCSTYRKLSHLETSELKFPTASSYLHQLTLQRMVTQLKEKDDNLRNESVSSSLVQLKIPQVRANAVPKSQSDSCGLLDVMYQVSKTSSLLEGSALQKLKTILPKQSKIECSFPLTHSSVDSYLLHGDLSPLCLNVKNGTIDVPSENDSQDHISLKDSKQPRKKRGRYRQYDHDILEEAITMVMSGKMSVSKAQGIYGVPHSTLEYKVKERSGTLKTPPKKKLRLADTGLFSMTNSGTSSSKSSNKST
- the lcorl gene encoding ligand-dependent nuclear receptor corepressor-like protein isoform X8, producing the protein MASQCGSARCTAERRGFRRELDSWRYKLIHCVGFESILEGLYGTRLLRDLSLFDDCEPEEVTDWSMNENCSCCCIRREKVKEHISSVNAPPTLTSTEETLSQGQSHTEQLECQADKFLNAIFHKKDLPQNCDRNIPLVAQEIMKRMIRQFAIEYISRSNRVPETQTGSADESVSVPDDPPANRTQNSFHQEQEGPLDLTVNKNQQKCFQQADGVLDLSTKKNSLDSTLSTGSCLTSTTTKLSGRLQKNTEEHVKRSAEFADGLLSKALKDIQSGALDMNKAAILYGIPHQTLLFHLDALSGGAAPLKSKTRDTREGCFSKTFGEPNALLQKVALWARAQAERSPDQCSTYRKLSHLETSELKFPTASSYLHQLTLQRMVTQLKEKDDNLRNESVSSSLVQLKIPQVRANAVPKSQSDSCGLLDVMYQVSKTSSLLEGSALQKLKTILPKQSKIECSFPLTHSSVDSYLLHGDLSPLCLNVKNGTIDVPSENDSQDHISLKDSKQPRKKRGRYRQYDHDILEEAITMVMSGKMSVSKAQGIYGVPHSTLEYKVKERSGTLKTPPKKKLRLADTGLFSMTNSGTSSSKSSNKST